The DNA region CGGAGCATGTCCTGTGTGATTTCTATGTCGGGCGGCACTTCACGGTTCGGCAATAAACGCGAAAGCCAGGACGCATAGCTGTAGAGCTTTTCGAGCGAGGTATCCTCGAGCCGGATAACCTGCGCAACGAAGCCGTAGAAGCGCATATAGCTTTTCAGAAGCTGACGGAATTCTTCCTGGCGGCCTTCATCCTCATCGGCTTCGAAGCGCTGCACCGCTTCTCGGACAAGGCCCTCAAGACGCGCCCGGTCGCTGCCGCTGAGTGCGCCTGAATAGAATGTCTCTGCGAAGCGGTCGATCTCACCGCGATCGAGATAGCCGAATTTGAAAAGGCGGCCTTCGAGTTCGTAGACCTGATTGGGGTCCGACATCGCCTCAAGCGAGGTCGCTTCATAAAAAGGCCGGAACGCGGTCTGGATATCCTCCATCGTGTTCTGGAAATCGAGAATATAGGTGTTCTCCTTGCCAGCTTTCGTCCTGTTGAGGCGCGATAGTGTCTGTACCGCCTGCAATCCGGCAAGTTTGCGATCAATATACATGGCGCAGAGCTTTGGCTGGTCGAACCCAGTCTGGTACTTTTCCGCGACGATCAGGATTTGGTACGTGTCAGGATAAGGCGTGCCGTCCGGCTTGAACCCGTCAAACCGTCCCGGTAGCTCTGTTTCACTAAATCCGTTCAGGTCGGCTTCGGTATAGGTTTCGCCCTCATGGGTGAGTTCGCCGGAGAAGGCGACAAGCGCGCGAAGGTCGCCATAGTTCTCAGCATCGAGATAGGCCTTGATCCCGAAATAATAGCGCAGTGCATGCTCGCGGCTTTGGGTGACAATCATGGCCTTTGCCTGACCGCCAAGTTCGCCCATCACATGGCGGCGGAAATGTTCGACAATGATTTCGACCTTCTGGCCGATCGCGGTCGGATGCAGGGATGCAAACCGCGCCACTTTCCGCTGCCCGCGCCGGCCGCTCAGTTCCGGATCGTCTTCAATCGTCTTCTCGAGTTGGTAATAGGCCTTGTACGTCATGTAGTTCTGGAGGACGTCCAGAATGAAGCCTTCCTCGATGGCCTGACGCATCGAATACTCATGGAAAGCGACCGGCAACCCGTCCGAACCTTTGACGCCGAATCGCTCAAGCGTCACGTTTCGCGGCGTCGCGGTGAAGGCGAAGAAGCTGAGATTGGCCTGCGGTCCGCGGGACTTCTGATAGTCGAGGATCAGATCCTCGATATCTTCGCTTGAGGTTTCATCGCGGGTCAGCGCATCCGTCATCGCCTGGGCCGATTTGCCGGACTGGCTGGAATGGGCTTCGTCGATGATGACGGCGAAGGTGCGCGCGCCCTGACCGGAGATCGCCTTGAGATGATCGGTTGAGAATTTCTGGATCGTCGTAACGATGATCCGTGCCCCCTTGGCGATCGCCTCTTTCAGCTGCTTCAAGGTCCCGTCGATGGTTTTGACAAGGCCCTTGGTTTGTTCGAACTGGGCGACAGTTTCCTGAAGCTGGCGGTCGAGAACAACGCGGTCGGTCACGATGATCGCTGTGTTGAACACCGGGGTGTTCGACCCGTCATGCAGATTGATGGCCTGATGGGCCAGCCAGCCAATCGTATTCGATTTGCCCGAACCCGCCGAGTGCTGGATCAGATAGTTCCGGCGAGGACCATTTGCGCCCGCATGGGAGATCAACCGGCGCACCGCGTCCAGTTGCTGGAAGCGCGGGAAGATCATCACAACGTCTTTGCCTGTCTTTTCGACATGCATAAACTGGCCGACAATCTCGAGAAGGACGCGCCGCGAGAAGATCGCCTCGCCCCAATCGCCGGGGCGGTAGAGATAGGCAACCCGGAATTCGTCCGCGACATCGGGATTGCCTGCGCCCCGTTCGCGCCCGCGATTGAATGGCAGTGTCCGTCGTCAGGTAATTTGAGACTTCAGGCTGCCTGACTTAAGGAGGGTCTGGCGCATCTGGTTTGAGTTAAGCAGCGGATTGGGCGTGCTGCAAGCGCCGTAGTTTCATCGTCCTCCTTTTGATTTTCTCACGTTCGAGCAGGATGGTCTGGCCGCGGCCCGTATAGACATCTGCCGGAGTGAGATTGTTCAGGCTCTCGTGATAGCGCTGATGGTTGTAGTGTCCGTCGTCAGGTAATTTGAGACTTCAGGCTGCCTGACTTAAGGAGGGTCTGGCGCATCTGGTTTGAGTTAAGCAGCGGATTGGGCGTGCTGCAAGCGCCGTAGTTTCATCGTCCTCCTTTTGATTTTCTCACGTTCGAGCAGGATGGTCTGGCCGCGGCCCGTATAGACATCTGCCGGAGTGAGATTGTTCAGGCTCTCGTGATAGCGCTGATGGTTGTAGTAGCCAACGAACGCGTCGATCTGCGCTTCAAGGTCTCCGGGCAGGAAGTAGTTTTCCAACAGGATGCGGTTCTTCAGCGTCTGATGCCAGCGCTCGATCTTTCCTTGCGTCTGGGGATGATACGGCGCGCCGCGCGTATGCTTCATTCCCTTGTCGGCAAGATACTCAGCCAGATCGCCAGAGATGTAGGAAGGTCCGTTGTCTGAGAGTAGTCTTGGGCGATGGATCACGTTTACTTCATCGAGTCCGGAAGCCTCAAGCGCCAGGTTCAGCGTATCCTGCACATCGCTCGTCGCCATGCCGGTACAGAGCTTCCAGGCAATGATGTAGCGGGAGAAGTCGTCAAGCACGGTGGAGAGATAGAACCATCCCCAGCCGATCACTTTCAGATAGGTGAAGTCGGTCTGCCAGAGCTGGTTCGGCCCGGTGGTCTTCTCCCTGAACTCATCAGCCGCTTTCATCACGATGAAAGCCGGGCTCGTGATCAGGTTGTGCGCCCTCAAAAGCCTGTAAACACTGGCCTCGGAGACGAAGTAGTGCTTCTCATCGGTGAACGTCACCGCCAATTCCCGGGGAGATAGTTCCGGTTGATCCAGGGCCATTTCCAGTACCTGCTGACGCACCTCGTTCGGGATGCGGTTCCAGACCCGGCCGGAGCCGCTGCGCCGATCCTCAAGCCCGGCTTCACCGAACCGCCGGTAAAGGTCATACCAGCGATAGAAGGTCGGACGTGACACGCCGATCTGTTCCAGCGTTCTTTTCACGGGCTGATGCGATTGCTCCACCAGCCGGATGATCTCCAGCTTCTCGGACGCGGGGTATCTCATTCGATATCCTCCCCATCCCCGATCACGCTTTTTTTGAGGATGCGGTTTTCCAGCGTCAGGTCGGCAACGACCTCCTTCAGATCGCGCATCTCACGCTTCAGGCCACTCACCTCGCCGGATGTCGCCTGCCGCTCCGTGTCGCCCGACAAGCGCTTCTTGCCAGCTTCGAGAAACTCCTTCGACCAGGTGTAGTACAGCCCCTGAGCGATCCCCTCACGCCGACACAGTTCGGCAATCGAATACTCGCCGCGCAGGCCTTCCAGTACGATGCGGATCTTCTCTTCGGCGGAGAATTTACGCCGGGTCTTGCGGCGGATTTCCTTCACATGTTTTTCGGCCGATCCCTCCGGCCCGGATTTCTGTCTCATCTTCGTCCCCTTGGCGGGCTACGATGTGCCAGAAATCCTCCTTAAGCAATTTTCCCGATCTGTCTCATGGTCGCTGACGGGGGACAATTTCGTTGATTAGGCTTGCGAGCGCCTTCGCGTAATGATCCTGGCGTCCATACAGGGTGCCATCGATATAGCCATGCGGCCCGTACTTGGTGGCGAGGTGATGCGCCCAGGCGCCGCGCAGCGAGACCTCGATCCGCTCTACGGCGTCCATGACATGCAGGCGCAGCTGGCGGTCGAAAACATAGAGGGCGACGGCGTCGTCAAAGCTCGCGCCATTTCTGAACGCATGGTCGCCATCGGCCTCGGCGGCGGTT from Marinicauda algicola includes:
- a CDS encoding IS3 family transposase (programmed frameshift) — its product is MRQKSGPEGSAEKHVKEIRRKTRRKFSAEEKIRIVLEGLRGEYSIAELCRREGIAQGLYYTWSKEFLEAGKKRLSGDTERQATSGEVSGLKREMRDLKEVVADLTLENRILKKKRDRGWGGYRMRYPASEKLEIIRLVEQSHQPVKRTLEQIGVSRPTFYRWYDLYRRFGEAGLEDRRSGSGRVWNRIPNEVRQQVLEMALDQPELSPRELAVTFTDEKHYFVSEASVYRLLRAHNLITSPAFIVMKAADEFREKTTGPNQLWQTDFTYLKVIGWGWFYLSTVLDDFSRYIIAWKLCTGMATSDVQDTLNLALEASGLDEVNVIHRPRLLSDNGPSYISGDLAEYLADKGMKHTRGAPYHPQTQGKIERWHQTLKNRILLENYFLPGDLEAQIDAFVGYYNHQRYHESLNNLTPADVYTGRGQTILLEREKIKRRTMKLRRLQHAQSAA
- a CDS encoding Abi family protein — translated: MKFTKPALSIADQIALIERRGMAVPDRARAEHYLRHISYYRLRAYWLPFETAAEADGDHAFRNGASFDDAVALYVFDRQLRLHVMDAVERIEVSLRGAWAHHLATKYGPHGYIDGTLYGRQDHYAKALASLINEIVPRQRP